The Candidatus Margulisiibacteriota bacterium region TAGTATGTTGATTTAGGATAAATTCAATCGGTCGTAATTGTAATTTTTTTATTGCACGTGGATCCCATTTTTTTTGGAACGCCGCAAAAACACCTGCAACATTAGCATAAAACGGCACTGTTTCGATAAGGCAGGCTAACAAAACATAATATTCAGCAGCGGTTATTAGTTTTTCGTTTTTCCAAATTTCGATTTGTTGCCTTATGGCATCAATTTTTTCACCGTTTTCATTAGAAAAATACATTCTGGGTTGTTCTAAATTGGCTGTTCTTGCTGGGGTATAATTTTCATAAATAAAATCTTTTATTGTCGGAATATGATTAAGATATTCAATGATTAAAAGAAGTGGTACTGAAAATAGCAGACCAGATTTTATATCTAATGTTGGTAATAATTTCTTAAATTCTACTTCTTTGTTATTGACTATATAGGCTTGCTGCAATACATAAGAAAAATACAATAAATCGGAGGAAAAAATCTGATAGTTTAATTTCTTAAAATATCGACCGACGCTTGTTGTTCCAGCAAAAAAATCAAAGAAAGATTTACCTTTGACCGAGTTTTCATTCATTACCTGATAAATCTTGTCTAGCAGATTTTCTTTATTTCCAATAAATCGCATAACTCAAACAAGGGCAACATCAAAAAGAGAAAGGTTATTTGAAATCTTTGTCGGCTGATAATTAGTTATTAAAACTTCTTCACTTGCATCCTTATCCCTGATTATTGTGTGGTAACTTGAATTAGAATAATTAAAGTCCAGATAATTTACTTGATAATCCGAATTACTATTTAACCAGTTTTTCAGCAAGTCGTTGACCTTACCTTTGTGTGTTAAGACATTGGATAGAGCAAATTTAACATTTTGTTTGTTTAATTTATCTAATATATTTAACAACGCTAATTCTTCTTTTTCAGACCAGCCGGTAAAGCCTCTTTTGCCGTCATTATAACTGCCGGTAGTAATTAAATACGGAGGATCGCAATACACAAAATCATTTTCGCTCAAGAAAGATAAGTCAAATTCATTAAAACATTTGTTTGTGAAAATCATGTTTAGTGTTTTCAACCGCATAACAAACCGTTCCAAATTTTCACGCATTTTAGGATTAAAACAACTTCTTTCTCTGCCAAATGGATTATTAAATTCATGGTCGCTATTAAACCGGATTTGATGGTTAAACGAATAGGCAATAAGCACAAATAAGTCTAAAGGATTTTTTTCCTGGTTATATATTTGTCGTAATTTTTTATAACCAGTTTCATTGGTCAACGATAAATCAAGATCGGCAATTCTGTTTTCAATGTGATTCATTATATCGGTTAGAGTTTCACTCTGAAACTCTGAATACATGTCAATTAAATAAATCAGATTATCGTTACAATAAATAGTGCCGGCATTAACGTTTACTCCAACATTACAACCGCCAGCAAACAAATCAACAAAAGTATCAATTTTTTCTGGAAACAAGGGCAGTATTTGATTCAGAATCTTATATTTGCCGCCAATGTAATTTAGCGGAGATTTGATATAAGCATCTGTTTGTCTAGTAAGTGCAACCATGCTGTAAAATTATACACCATTTCAAATACATGCGTGTCGCGCGTATTTTATATTAAGAAATTAGTGGAGAGTAAAACTACAATTCGATCGCGCGCTGGTGCAGGCAAACTGACTGCGCCAGACCCAGGCTCAGCCAGGAAATGATCAGCGCCGTGCCGCCGTAAGAAACGAATGGCAGGGGCAGGCCGACCACCGGCGCGAGACCGATATTCATGGCAATATTGATAAAGATTTGAAAACCTAAAAACGCCAGAATACCGACCGTTAGGTAGCGCCCAAAATCATCGTCAGACTGCCGGGCGATCACGTAAAGCCGGTTCAATAAATAAAACAGCAAGATCACGGTCAGCGCCGAACCCCAAAAACCAAATTCCTCGCCGATGACGGAAAAAATAAAATCCGTGTGCTGCTGGGGAATATACTGCAGATTGGTCAGCGAGCCCTGTAGGTAACCCTTGCCCCCCCAACCGCCGCTGCCCACCGCGATCACCGATTTGGCCGTGTGATAACGCAGGCCGCGCGCCAGCGGATCGATGTCGGGATTGATAAAGGAAAGAATGCGGTTACGCTGATAGAGCGAAAGGCTGCGCCAAAAAAACGCCGAGAAGAGGCCGGAAAAAAAGTTGAGGCCAAAATAGATCGCCGAATCCAGCAGCGGAAAATGTAGCAGCCAGAGCGCGGTAAAGATCAGCGCCAGATAAATCCCCCAGGACAGCAGCGGATAAACCGGCAAAGCGTAAAGAGCCAAAATGCTCAAAAGCGGCGAGGTCAGCATGAAAAGCCGCGAAAATTTCATGCCAGCCCAGTAAGCCATCAGAAAAAAGATCACCACCAGCACCACCGCCGAGCCGAGATCAGGCTGTTTGTAGATCAGAAAAAACGGCGCGCCGACCAGCACAAAACCGGGCAAAATAGCAAAAATCGTATCCAGCTTGCCCTGCCGCTGGGCAAAAAATTTGGCCAGCATAAAGATCATCGAGAGTTTGGCCAGCTCGGCGGGCTGAAAAGTAAAACCGGCCAGATTGATCCAGCGCTGTGCCCCGTAAACCGTCTGTCCCAGATTTAAAACCACGATCAGGAGAAACACCGCCAGGCCGAATAAAATTTCCGCGGCGCGGTTGAATTTGCGGAAGTCCAGCGCGGACACCACGCCGAATAAAATCAGGCCGACCAGCAGAGAAATTATCTGGCGTTTGAGCTGCGCGGGATTGTGCGTCGCGGCCACGGTCAGCAGTCCCAGCAAAGATAAAAACAAGCCGGCCAAAAACAAACGCCAGTCAAAATTGCGCCAGGGACTGTAGCCGGAACGAAAAATATCCATTATTTGACCTCTTTCTGCCGCGCGTCATACCATAGATAAATTTCTCTGGCAATGCGCGCCGCGACTGTGCCGCCAAAGCCGCCCTCTTCCACAAAAACCGCCAGAGCCAGATCAGGATTTTCGTAAGGGCCGTAAGAAACAAACCAGGCGTGGTCGGCGCCGGAGTTTTCCGCCGTGCCGGTCTTGCCGCGGATCACCAGTCCGTCAATTTTGGCGTTGATACCCGTGCCGTCATCGACAACCTCGCGCAGCAGCCGTCTGACCAGCTGAAGATTCTGCGGCGCAAAAGGCAGTGTGTTCACGGGCTCCGGTTTATTTTGCAGCACCGGCCGGCCGGTTACGGAAACGATCTTATGCAGCAAGTAGGGCTTAAATAAACGGTTTTGTTTATTGGCCACCGCCGCGGTCAGCAGCGTCATTTGCAGCGGCGTAGTCAGTAAATAACCCTGCCCGATCGCCATATTCAGCGAATCACCCGGGAACCACTCCTGGCCATAGGCGCGTTTTTTCCAGCGCGCGGTCGGCACGAAGCCGTTATTTTCAAAAGGCAGATCGATATTGGTCGCGGTGCCAAGGCCAAAAGCGGCGGCCACGTCAGCGATTTTCTGCGGGTCGAGCAAAAGGCCGAGATTGTAAAAAACGACATTGCAGGAATTGATAAAACCTTTCAGCAGATCCTGCGCGCCGTGGCCGCCGCGGTCGAGATACCAGCAGGCAAAGCGACGGCCGTTGACGACCAGAGAGCCGTTGCAGATAAAAGTTTTGGCGGTGTCGATCTTGGCCTCCAGCGCGGCGAGAAAAGTCACGATCTTAAAAGTCGAGCCGGGCGGATAAGCGCCCAGCGCGCGGTTGTAAAGCGGGTGGTCTTTGGCACGCAGCTCCTGCCACTCTTGCTCGGAAAGAAAATCGGAAAAATAATTCGGATCGTAATCCGGCTGGGAAACCATAGCCAGCACTTCGCCGGTCTGCGGATTGACAATGACCACCGCCCCTTTGCGGCTGCCCAGCGCGCGCGCGGCGGCCTGCTGCAGCGCAAAATCGATCGTCAGCTGAATATTGTGGCCGGGCACCGGCTCAAGCGTCTGCAGGCTGCGCACCGGATTGCCGTGCGTATCCACTTCCAGCGGCTGCCCGCCATCCACGCCGCGCAAATAAGAATCGTAATAACGCTCAATGCCGGCCAGACCGATAATATCGCCCATCTGATAACCGTAATTTTTTAGTTTGGATAATTCCGTCGAGCCGATCTGCCCGACATAGCCCAGAACATGCGCGGCCGCGCTGCCCTGCGGATAGTGCCGGATAATGC contains the following coding sequences:
- a CDS encoding DNA adenine methylase, giving the protein MRFIGNKENLLDKIYQVMNENSVKGKSFFDFFAGTTSVGRYFKKLNYQIFSSDLLYFSYVLQQAYIVNNKEVEFKKLLPTLDIKSGLLFSVPLLLIIEYLNHIPTIKDFIYENYTPARTANLEQPRMYFSNENGEKIDAIRQQIEIWKNEKLITAAEYYVLLACLIETVPFYANVAGVFAAFQKKWDPRAIKKLQLRPIEFILNQHTNYAYNSNSTELLEKIKADIFYLDPPYNERQYAPNYHILETIAKYDNPIIKGVTGMRPYDKQKSRFCNADTALQELDKVAKFGQYKYLVLSYNSEGIMPKEKIISTLQKYGKVKFIDFDYTRFKSNSNGDSKHKKFIREELFILEKR
- a CDS encoding Dam family site-specific DNA-(adenine-N6)-methyltransferase, with the translated sequence MVALTRQTDAYIKSPLNYIGGKYKILNQILPLFPEKIDTFVDLFAGGCNVGVNVNAGTIYCNDNLIYLIDMYSEFQSETLTDIMNHIENRIADLDLSLTNETGYKKLRQIYNQEKNPLDLFVLIAYSFNHQIRFNSDHEFNNPFGRERSCFNPKMRENLERFVMRLKTLNMIFTNKCFNEFDLSFLSENDFVYCDPPYLITTGSYNDGKRGFTGWSEKEELALLNILDKLNKQNVKFALSNVLTHKGKVNDLLKNWLNSNSDYQVNYLDFNYSNSSYHTIIRDKDASEEVLITNYQPTKISNNLSLFDVALV
- the rodA gene encoding rod shape-determining protein RodA: MDIFRSGYSPWRNFDWRLFLAGLFLSLLGLLTVAATHNPAQLKRQIISLLVGLILFGVVSALDFRKFNRAAEILFGLAVFLLIVVLNLGQTVYGAQRWINLAGFTFQPAELAKLSMIFMLAKFFAQRQGKLDTIFAILPGFVLVGAPFFLIYKQPDLGSAVVLVVIFFLMAYWAGMKFSRLFMLTSPLLSILALYALPVYPLLSWGIYLALIFTALWLLHFPLLDSAIYFGLNFFSGLFSAFFWRSLSLYQRNRILSFINPDIDPLARGLRYHTAKSVIAVGSGGWGGKGYLQGSLTNLQYIPQQHTDFIFSVIGEEFGFWGSALTVILLFYLLNRLYVIARQSDDDFGRYLTVGILAFLGFQIFINIAMNIGLAPVVGLPLPFVSYGGTALIISWLSLGLAQSVCLHQRAIEL
- the mrdA gene encoding penicillin-binding protein 2; protein product: MLSRRRQAIAKHTWWLGVFLLAVLLARLFYLQILQRRYYDFLADSIRSRIIPAIAPRGLIYDRYGIVLAESKSVYALDVLPYQIKNQDFVLNFLKNIKIDTSALERKLKNKDYLPYELLTVRRSLEPWQIAYIEENKQALEGVVISTRIIRHYPQGSAAAHVLGYVGQIGSTELSKLKNYGYQMGDIIGLAGIERYYDSYLRGVDGGQPLEVDTHGNPVRSLQTLEPVPGHNIQLTIDFALQQAAARALGSRKGAVVIVNPQTGEVLAMVSQPDYDPNYFSDFLSEQEWQELRAKDHPLYNRALGAYPPGSTFKIVTFLAALEAKIDTAKTFICNGSLVVNGRRFACWYLDRGGHGAQDLLKGFINSCNVVFYNLGLLLDPQKIADVAAAFGLGTATNIDLPFENNGFVPTARWKKRAYGQEWFPGDSLNMAIGQGYLLTTPLQMTLLTAAVANKQNRLFKPYLLHKIVSVTGRPVLQNKPEPVNTLPFAPQNLQLVRRLLREVVDDGTGINAKIDGLVIRGKTGTAENSGADHAWFVSYGPYENPDLALAVFVEEGGFGGTVAARIAREIYLWYDARQKEVK